The DNA region ACATCAATGCGGATGACTGGAAGAGCACCGGTAAGTTCCCTACCGTCTCCTATAAGTACACCCCGGTTTCTGCACAGTGCGTGAAGGATAAACTGGCAAACTATGCTGGCGTAGGCAAAAACCTGGCAGTACTGACAGCAGCTAACTGCAAATAAACGTCGTTAGGCTTTCTGGGCCGTACCAAAACAGGAAGCGATAAGCCTGAATGTCCAGCAACCGTGATTCTTCACGCCGAGACCCGAGCGAGCTCTAAGAGCTCGCTCATTTTTTATAGAAATTCAGGCGCGAGTATGGATCGGTATTCTAAAATAAGCACCAATTAAATAACATGCTAATTATTTAATATAGAAATCAATAGCTGTATTTATTAATAAACATAACCATCATTTAATTAAGGATTAAATGATTAAAATAATCGCCATTCATCAACGCGTGATTAACTGATAATTTGATCGGCATCAAAAATTTATGACAGCATCATCTCAACAACGGGATTTCACTTATTTATTGATGTCGCTCACAGTTATCACCTTTATCAAATCACATCCATGACAGAGGCATAAAAAGAAATATAATTTTATTTTTCATAAAAATCTTCAGCACCTTTATTTTAGAAAAAATGAAAAAAATATCACTTTGTAAAATAGACACTTATCAACCATTAATATTCCGATCGCTATTCGCCATACATATTTACCGTCTAAACATTGAATTATTTTATTTTTATGATAAGACTTAAGTCGGATTTCAATAAACCTTGATTTCATTTTTATTGAAACGCCAAAAAAATATAATCTGGGTTATGTGGAGCATTAATACCCAAACAATAATTCAATTCCAAGGAGAGTACCTGAATGAAATACCTACTGCCTTCTGCAGCCGCTGGGCTGTTATTACTTGCGGCTCAACCGACAATGGCGGCAAATACGGGGGGTTATGCCACCACTGACGGCGGTGACGTTGCCGGTGCCGTGAAAAAAACAGCGCGTTCCATGCAAGATATTATCGACATCATCGAAGCCGCGAAGCTGGACTCCAATGGTAAGAAAGTCAAAGGTGGTGCTTACCCACTCGTCATTACCTATAACGGCAATGAAGACGCACTGATCAAAGCCGCAGAGAACGATATCTGCGGTCAGTGGAAGAAAGACGCACGCGGTGTGGAAATCAAAGAGTTCACCAAAGGGATTACCATCCTCGGAACCAACGGATCGTCCGCCAACTTCGGGATCTGGCTGACGAAATCATCCGATATCGTCATACGTAACATGCGTTTTGGTTACATGCCGGGCGGCGCGCAGGATGGTGATGCGATTCGTATCGATAACACGCCGAACGTCTGGATTGACCACAACGAAATCTTCGCGAAAAACTTCGAATGCGCAGGTACAAAAGACGGTGACACGACCTTCGAATCCGCAATTGATATCAAGAAAGCGTCAACCAACGTCACGGTGTCGTACAACTATATTCACGGCATCAAAAAGGTCGGCCTGAGCGGCTTCAGCAGTAGCGATACGGGTCGTGACCTGACTTACCACCACAATATCTACGACGATGTTAACGCCCGCCTCCCGCTGCAACGTGGCGGCCAGGTTCACGCGTACAACAACCTGTATACCGGCATCACCAGTTCTGGCCTGAACGTGCGTCAGAAAGGGATTGCGCTGATCGAACGTAACTGGTTCGAGAATGCGAAAAACCCAGTGACTTCACGTTACGACGGTTCCAACTTCGGTACCTGGGAGTTGCGTAATAACAACGTCATGAGCCCGGCAGATTTCGCTAAATACAACATCACCTGGGATAAAGATTCCAAGCCCTACGTGAATGCGGAAGACTGGAAAAGCACCGGCACATTCGCTTCTGTTCCTTACAGCTACTCTCCTGTTTCAGCACAGTGCGTGAAGGACAAACTGGCGAACTATGCTGGCGTGAACAAAAACCTTGCGGTGCTCACGGCAGCAAATTGCAACTAGTTGCGATGTGTAAAGCATGAAAGGTAAATAAGCGGGCTTCAGGCTCCGCCCCTCATTGTCCTGTGCTAAGCGGGGCCTGCAAGCGAGCTTAACGCCCGTCGATTTATGACTCGGGCTGCACCTGAGCGAGTCCTAAGGGCTCGCTCATTTTTATCGTTAATATTCAAGGAAATGAAATGAAACGTTCTCTTCTGTTCGCTGCACTGTTCAGCACTGGCTTAGTTTTCAGTGTTGGAGTACCGATGGCTAACGCCGCCACACCGGCAGCACCAGAGTTGAAAGGGTTCGGAACGGATACCGTTGCAGGCAGCGGTGGACGCATTATTCGCGTCACCACGCTGGCTTCTTCTGGGGCAGGTTCACTCAGGGAAGCGCTCGCCGCCAAAGGGCCACGCATTATCGTTTTTGAGGTTGGCGGCATTATCGACCTGAATAAAAGTGACCTCCGGTTAACTGAGCCGTTTGTCACCATCGCCGGCCAAACCGCTCCCTCTCCCGGTATCACCATCATTCGCGGCGGAATGGGGATCAGCACACATGATGTGCTCATGCAACATATTCGTTTTCGCATCGGCGATGCCGGTACGGGTAAAAAAAGCGGCTTTGAACGCGATGTTTCCATCAACGGCAAAGATGCCTACAACGTCGTGATCGACCACTCTAGCTTTGCCTGGGGTACGGACGAAAACCTGTCTATTTCCGGCCCACGCTATGACGGGCCGCAGGGCACCGCGCACCGCATCACGCTCTCGAATAATATCGTTGCTGAAGGCCTATACGATTCAGCTCACACCAAAGGTATTCACTCGATGGGGACGCTGGTTCACGATAACGTGACCGACGTCTCGATCGTGGGCAGCCTGTATGCGCACAACAACGAGCGTAACGCCTGGTTCAAAGCGGGTTCTACGGGCGTTATGGTCAATAACCTGATCTATAACCCCGGCATTTGGGGCGTTCGCGTTGGTGGCGTAAAAGGAGAGTGGGAAGGGAAAACCATGCCCGCCAGCCCACGCGTCTCGGTTGCGGGTAACGTGATGCACTACGGCGCGAATACCAAAGCAGGTTTAGGGCTGGTAGGCAGCAACAGCTCCGGCGATGTCTGGATGTCAGATAACCTCGCTTACGATGCCAAAGGAAAAGCCGCACCGCAAACGTCAGGCAGTGGGATTAATTTACTCAAAGTGTCCCCTATTTGGCCAACGGGCTTAACGGCATCGCCCGCCAGCGCCATCACCAATCAGGTACTGCAAAGCGCAGGCGCACGCCCTAAAGATCGTGATGCCGTTGATAAGCGTATCGTGGAGAATTTCAAACAGCGGAAAGGTGGCTTCGTGAACAGCCAGGAAGACGTCGGTGGCTATCCCGTTGCAACGGCGACCTATCGCCAATTGAACGTGCCAAGCACTGGCGTAGATGCCTGGCTACAGCAGATGGCAAAAGCGCTGGAATAATGCAGCAGTTGGTGCGTTAAGATCGCAAAAGGCCACATCAGTGGCCTTATTTTTTTCCGCAAAAATACATAAGTAATTAGAAACAATTCAAGCTCATATATAACATGCCGATAACACACTTAGAACGGCTCATCGCGTTCTGGGAAAGCCTGTATTTTCAAGTACACAGCATGGAGGCAAATAAATCCCCTTTCAAAAGTGGGAACTTAAAAATCATAACCTTACCAGGGTTTACATTATGAATTTCATTCGCAATACCAGAATCAGAACAATGATGATTCTGATACTCGTTCTATTCTCATTTCTTTGGGGCGGCGTATCGATATTCGCGCTCTATTCATTAAACCAGCTAACTTCGGAAATTGATCTCACTAACGTTCAGCAAAATAACGGCGACATCATTAACGGTGCCAGTGGGCAGTATTATCGCGTCAAGAACTCAATGGATCGGGCAGTAGAAGCCAGAGAGAAGAACAACGCAGAAGCATTCACTCAGGAACTACAAGCATCCTCTGCTGACATTGATAAACTCAGAGCCGGTTTACAAGAGTTTCAAGTCATTGATCACGGCAACATAGACTCAAAGACAGTAGACATCATTTACAACAGTTCTTATGAGCTATTCAGTAAAGCTATCGTCCCCATGTATGATGCTGTAAAGGCAGAACGCTTCGACGAGTTCAAGCAGCTCTCCAGCGTGCAATACCGCGACCTGCGGAGGAATTTCACCACGGCGATAGATCAATACAACGGTGTGATTGGTCGTCTGAAAGATGAAGCACAATCCCGCATTGCCGACTGGGTGAGTTGGTGTCAAAAAATGCTGATTGCGGCATTAGTTGCCGGTCTGATTATCGTGATTCTGACGGATCGTTATCTGGCGCAATTTGTCATCCGCCCACTCGATTTAATTAAACAGCACCTTCAGGTGCTATCGGTCGGGCAGTTACACACCTATCTTGAACAGAGCGGAAAAAACTGCGTGGGTAAATTGATCCCGTTTGTCCAGCAGATGCAGGATAACTGGGTAAAAACCGTGTCCGACATTCGTTCTAGCGCCGAACAGATCTACCGTAGCGCGGGCGAGATTGCCTCCGGCAATACGGATCTCTCCTCCCGTACCGAGGAACAAGCCTCCGCATTGGAACAAACCGCCGCCAGCATGGAAGAGCTGAGCGCCGTAGTAAAACAAAATGCGGAAAACGCCGGTCAGGCCAGTATGTTGGCGCAAAATGCCTCCAAAACGGCTAACGAAGGCGGTGATATCGTGGACGGCGTAATCAAGACAATGAACAGCATTTCTGGCAGCTCGCAGAAAATTTCCGACATCACCACGGTTATCAATAGTATTGCCTTTCAGACTAACATTCTCGCGTTGAACGCTGCGGTGGAAGCCGCACGGGCGGGAGAACAAGGTAGAGGGTTCGCTGTTGTGGCAAGCGAAGTGCGCAATCTGGCGCAGCGGAGTGCGCAGGCAGCAAAAGAGATCGAAGGGCTCATCGCCGAAGCGGCAAATAACGTCACCATCGGCTCGCAGCAGGTTACGCTGGCAGGTAATTCGATGGACAACATCATGAAAGCCATCACTAACGTCACCGATATTATGGGAGAAATCGCTTCCGCCTCCAGCGAACAGAGCAAAGGCATTACTCAGGTTGGGGCTGCTGTCGTGGAAATGGACAATGTTACGCAGCAGAACGCCGCGCTCGTCGAAGAGTCAGCCGCCGCCTCTGCTTCTCTGGAAGAACAGGCACGTCACCTGACGGAAATTGTGTCGATATTTAAACTCTCTGCCGCAGATGAGGCGGCGAGAACGAAAGCCGCGCCATCAGTCCAAAAAGCCGTGGCGGCTATTGCGCCGCAGAAAGCCCAGGCTGGTCAACACGAAACGAACTGGGAAACCTTTTAATTTCAACACTATTTCAGCCGTCTCATGGCGGCTGAAATAGGCTTAATCTTGTAGAGATAGAGAATCAGGGCAATACTTTCACAGACTGAATCACGATAGGTGTAGTCGGCACATTCTGGTAAGGCCCGACATTCTTCGTTGGCACCTGAGAAATCTTATCCACGACATCCATGCCCTTCACCACTTTACCGAACACCGCGTAACCAAAATCACGCTGGCCGTGATCGAGGAACGCATTGTCCGCGATGTTGATAAAAAACTGGCTGGTCGCACTGTCTTTATCAGACGTGCGCGCCATGGCGATCGTACCGCGCTGGTTACGTAAACCGTTATCGGCTTCATTCTTGATTGGCGCATTGGTCGCTTTCTGGCTCATTTCGCCAGAAAAACCACCGCCCTGCACCATAAAGCCAGGGATCACACGGTGAAATGTCGTCCCGTTATAAAAACCGTTGTTAACGTACTCGACGAAATTTTTTACCGAAACCGGTGCCTTTTGATTATCTAAAGACAGTTCGATATTGCCCGCTGATGTCGTCAACAGCACACGCGTGGTGGTGTCGGAAGCCGCAAAGGCTGGAGAAAATGCCGTCAGTGAAATAAGGGCTGCCGCAGCAACCAGAGTACGTTTGAACATGAGAATTCCTTTTTGAAGAGACCGACTACAGAAAGCGTAATGATTGTAAGTATCCGCACTCTTCAACGCTACCCATTTACCTTTTTTTACGTATAAAAGTCTGTTCGTAACTAACTGTGAGCGAAAACCTGTGCATAAGATAAAAAAGGGTCGCTTGCCCTCATCCCGATCGTTTAAGCATCGAGGAACATGGGGCGACCACAGGGGTG from Pectobacterium actinidiae includes:
- a CDS encoding methyl-accepting chemotaxis protein, encoding MNFIRNTRIRTMMILILVLFSFLWGGVSIFALYSLNQLTSEIDLTNVQQNNGDIINGASGQYYRVKNSMDRAVEAREKNNAEAFTQELQASSADIDKLRAGLQEFQVIDHGNIDSKTVDIIYNSSYELFSKAIVPMYDAVKAERFDEFKQLSSVQYRDLRRNFTTAIDQYNGVIGRLKDEAQSRIADWVSWCQKMLIAALVAGLIIVILTDRYLAQFVIRPLDLIKQHLQVLSVGQLHTYLEQSGKNCVGKLIPFVQQMQDNWVKTVSDIRSSAEQIYRSAGEIASGNTDLSSRTEEQASALEQTAASMEELSAVVKQNAENAGQASMLAQNASKTANEGGDIVDGVIKTMNSISGSSQKISDITTVINSIAFQTNILALNAAVEAARAGEQGRGFAVVASEVRNLAQRSAQAAKEIEGLIAEAANNVTIGSQQVTLAGNSMDNIMKAITNVTDIMGEIASASSEQSKGITQVGAAVVEMDNVTQQNAALVEESAAASASLEEQARHLTEIVSIFKLSAADEAARTKAAPSVQKAVAAIAPQKAQAGQHETNWETF
- the ppiA gene encoding peptidylprolyl isomerase A, producing the protein MFKRTLVAAAALISLTAFSPAFAASDTTTRVLLTTSAGNIELSLDNQKAPVSVKNFVEYVNNGFYNGTTFHRVIPGFMVQGGGFSGEMSQKATNAPIKNEADNGLRNQRGTIAMARTSDKDSATSQFFINIADNAFLDHGQRDFGYAVFGKVVKGMDVVDKISQVPTKNVGPYQNVPTTPIVIQSVKVLP
- the pelC gene encoding pectate lyase PelC; its protein translation is MKYLLPSAAAGLLLLAAQPTMAANTGGYATTDGGDVAGAVKKTARSMQDIIDIIEAAKLDSNGKKVKGGAYPLVITYNGNEDALIKAAENDICGQWKKDARGVEIKEFTKGITILGTNGSSANFGIWLTKSSDIVIRNMRFGYMPGGAQDGDAIRIDNTPNVWIDHNEIFAKNFECAGTKDGDTTFESAIDIKKASTNVTVSYNYIHGIKKVGLSGFSSSDTGRDLTYHHNIYDDVNARLPLQRGGQVHAYNNLYTGITSSGLNVRQKGIALIERNWFENAKNPVTSRYDGSNFGTWELRNNNVMSPADFAKYNITWDKDSKPYVNAEDWKSTGTFASVPYSYSPVSAQCVKDKLANYAGVNKNLAVLTAANCN
- the pelZ gene encoding pectate lyase PelZ → MKRSLLFAALFSTGLVFSVGVPMANAATPAAPELKGFGTDTVAGSGGRIIRVTTLASSGAGSLREALAAKGPRIIVFEVGGIIDLNKSDLRLTEPFVTIAGQTAPSPGITIIRGGMGISTHDVLMQHIRFRIGDAGTGKKSGFERDVSINGKDAYNVVIDHSSFAWGTDENLSISGPRYDGPQGTAHRITLSNNIVAEGLYDSAHTKGIHSMGTLVHDNVTDVSIVGSLYAHNNERNAWFKAGSTGVMVNNLIYNPGIWGVRVGGVKGEWEGKTMPASPRVSVAGNVMHYGANTKAGLGLVGSNSSGDVWMSDNLAYDAKGKAAPQTSGSGINLLKVSPIWPTGLTASPASAITNQVLQSAGARPKDRDAVDKRIVENFKQRKGGFVNSQEDVGGYPVATATYRQLNVPSTGVDAWLQQMAKALE